A single Fusobacterium hominis DNA region contains:
- the tuf gene encoding elongation factor Tu, producing the protein MSKAKFERSKPHVNIGTIGHVDHGKTTTTAAISKVLSDLGLAQKVDFDNIDAAPEEKERGITINTSHIEYETKNRHYAHVDCPGHADYVKNMITGAAQMDGAILVVSAADGPMPQTREHILLSRQVGVPYIVVYLNKADMVDDPELLELVEMEVRELLTEYGFPGDDIPVVTGSSLGALNGEQQWVDKIVELVDAVDNYIPTPERAVDQPFLMPIEDVFTITGRGTVVTGRVERGLVKVGEEVEIVGIRPTTKTIVTGVEMFRKLLDQGQAGDNIGALLRGTKKEDVERGQVLAKPGSITPHTNFKGEVYVLTKEEGGRHTPFFSGYRPQFYFRTTDITGAVTLPEGVEMVMPGDNITMTVELIHAIAMETGLRFAIREGGRTVASGVVSEIIK; encoded by the coding sequence ATGTCTAAAGCAAAATTCGAAAGAAGTAAACCACACGTTAACATTGGAACAATAGGACACGTTGACCACGGAAAAACAACTACAACAGCAGCTATATCAAAAGTATTATCAGACTTAGGACTAGCTCAAAAAGTTGATTTCGACAACATCGACGCAGCTCCAGAAGAAAAAGAAAGAGGAATAACAATCAACACATCTCACATTGAGTATGAAACAAAAAATAGACACTACGCTCACGTTGACTGTCCAGGACATGCTGACTACGTAAAAAACATGATAACAGGAGCAGCTCAAATGGACGGAGCAATCCTAGTTGTATCAGCAGCAGATGGACCAATGCCTCAAACAAGAGAACACATCTTACTATCTAGACAAGTTGGAGTACCATACATCGTTGTATATTTAAACAAAGCTGACATGGTAGACGATCCAGAATTATTAGAACTAGTAGAAATGGAAGTAAGAGAATTACTAACAGAATACGGATTCCCAGGAGATGACATTCCAGTAGTAACAGGATCATCACTAGGAGCATTAAATGGAGAACAACAATGGGTAGACAAAATAGTTGAACTAGTAGACGCAGTAGACAACTACATTCCAACTCCAGAAAGAGCAGTAGATCAACCATTCCTAATGCCAATAGAAGATGTATTCACAATCACAGGAAGAGGAACAGTAGTAACAGGAAGAGTAGAAAGAGGATTAGTTAAAGTAGGAGAAGAAGTAGAAATAGTTGGAATCAGACCTACAACAAAAACTATCGTAACAGGAGTAGAAATGTTCAGAAAACTACTTGATCAAGGTCAAGCAGGAGACAACATTGGAGCTCTATTAAGAGGAACTAAAAAAGAAGACGTAGAAAGAGGACAAGTATTAGCAAAACCAGGATCAATCACTCCTCATACAAACTTCAAAGGAGAAGTATACGTATTAACTAAAGAAGAAGGAGGAAGACATACTCCATTCTTCTCAGGATATAGACCACAATTCTATTTCAGAACAACTGACATAACAGGAGCAGTAACATTACCAGAAGGAGTAGAAATGGTAATGCCAGGAGACAACATTACAATGACAGTAGAATTAATCCACGCAATCGCAATGGAAACAGGATTAAGATTCGCTATCAGAGAAGGTGGAAGAACAGTAGCTTCTGGAGTAGTTTCAGAAATAATCAAATAG